The following are encoded in a window of Dioscorea cayenensis subsp. rotundata cultivar TDr96_F1 chromosome 16, TDr96_F1_v2_PseudoChromosome.rev07_lg8_w22 25.fasta, whole genome shotgun sequence genomic DNA:
- the LOC120279048 gene encoding ubiquinol oxidase 4, chloroplastic/chromoplastic-like, protein MAATFATSFLVPSAPKRKVSNPRRVSSSKSSSFLSGSISFLPGISLELQSLLLSRKPLRVKATTLQEEDEKGGRGRFFLLQKTSSIDQEEAIDSGVSTSTPSRAESWIIKFEQTFNIALTESMITILDAFYHDRHYARFYVLETIARVPYFSFISVLHLYESLGWWRRADYLKVHFAESWNEMHHLLIMEELGGNSFWLDRFLAQSIAVGYYFMTVFMYMLSPRMAYHFSECVEKHAFSTYDKFLKLKEEELKKLPAPEAAIKYYMSEDLYLFDEFQTARAPRTRRPKIENLYDAFVNIRDDEAEHCKTMKACQTPGSLRSPHSNMNMNMNAEADEDEPESGSSTPEADCEGII, encoded by the exons ATGGCGGCAACCTTTGCTACGTCTTTTTTGGTTCCCTCTGCTCCCAAACGGAAGGTTAGCAATCCAAGAAGGGTCTCGTCTTCCAAATCGAGCTCTTTCCTTTCTGGTTCCATTTCCTTTTTGCCTGGCATCTCTTTGGAGCTTCAAAGTTTGTTGCTTTCCAG GAAGCCATTGCGAGTAAAGGCCACAACCttgcaagaagaagatgaaaaaggtGGCCGTGGCAGATTCTTTCTCCTGCAAAAGACCTCTTCTATTGATCaggaagaagcaattgattcTGGTGTATCAACAAGCACACCAAGCAGGGCGGAGAGTTGGATTATTAAGTTTGAACAGACGTTTAATATTGCTTTAACT GAGTCAATGATCACAATACTAGATGCATTCTACCACGATCGACATTACGCAAGATTTTATGTGTTGGAAACAATAGCTAGAGTACCCTACTTTT CCTTCATATCTGTGCTTCACTTGTATGAGAGTTTGGGTTGGTGGAGAAGAGCTGATTATCTGAAAGTGCATTTTGCTGAGAGTTGGAACGAGATGCATCATCTTCTAATCATGGAG GAACTGGGGGGAAATTCTTTTTGGTTGGATCGCTTCCTTGCGCAGAGCATTGCTGTTGGTTACTATTTTATGACAGTCTTCATGTATATGCTGAGCCCAAGAATGGCCT ATCATTTTTCTGAATGTGTTGAGAAACATGCATTCTCAACTTATGACAAGTTTTTAAAACTGAAGGAAG AAGAGTTGAAAAAATTGCCCGCTCCGGAGGCTGCTATCAAGTACTACATGAGTGAagatttgtatctttttg ATGAATTTCAAACGGCAAGAGCACCACGCACTCGGAGGCCGAAAATAG AAAATTTGTATGATGCGTTTGTCAACATCCGGGACGACGAAGCAGAGCATTGCAAAACAATGAAGGCCTGCCAAACACCCGGAAGCCTTCGCTCCCCTCACTCgaacatgaacatgaacatGAACGCAGAGGCTGATGAGGATGAACCGGAGTCCGGATCTTCAACTCCGGAAGCTGATTGTGAAGGTATAATATAG